The Treponema medium genome has a window encoding:
- a CDS encoding Cof-type HAD-IIB family hydrolase gives MEKLKNIEIIAMDLDDTLLRDDLTISDYTVSVLQALMKKGVLTLLASGRSPRSVHSYAQRIGSDKTESYILCNNGTQILTSDMKLEIISRRLGADLAIEIYDYIESQNLSCHLYFDDTIYIAKRTVFSDRDAHLTKMKTVIPEDYREILRTKPVYKLLIPAEPDIITAVEPEFRKRFGTRAVLFTSKPYFLEIIPLDTGKGEFLQELAWLLGIKNEAVMAFGDSMNDETMIRLAGYGIAMKNGLDAIKDIAYAVTDYTNNEDGIARFLEKYVL, from the coding sequence ATGGAAAAGCTAAAAAACATAGAAATTATCGCGATGGACTTGGACGACACCCTTTTGCGGGATGATCTGACCATCTCCGATTATACGGTATCGGTTTTACAGGCCTTGATGAAAAAGGGTGTACTGACATTGCTCGCTTCGGGGAGAAGTCCTCGTTCGGTACATTCGTATGCGCAGCGGATCGGTTCGGATAAAACGGAAAGCTATATCCTGTGCAACAACGGGACGCAGATATTGACCTCCGATATGAAGCTGGAAATCATCAGCCGCCGTCTCGGCGCCGATCTTGCGATTGAGATTTACGATTATATAGAATCGCAAAATCTTTCCTGCCATCTCTATTTTGACGATACCATTTACATCGCTAAACGGACTGTTTTTTCGGATAGGGATGCGCATCTGACAAAAATGAAGACGGTGATACCGGAAGACTATCGGGAGATTTTGCGCACCAAGCCGGTGTATAAATTGCTCATTCCTGCGGAGCCTGATATTATCACTGCCGTCGAACCTGAGTTTAGAAAGCGGTTCGGTACGCGGGCTGTCCTGTTTACCAGTAAGCCGTATTTTTTGGAAATCATTCCGTTGGATACCGGTAAGGGGGAGTTTCTGCAAGAGCTGGCATGGCTGCTCGGTATCAAAAATGAGGCAGTGATGGCATTCGGCGATAGCATGAATGACGAAACGATGATCCGTCTTGCGGGATACGGCATCGCCATGAAAAACGGCCTCGACGCTATCAAAGATATTGCGTACGCAGTAACGGACTACACCAATAACGAAGACGGTATCGCCCGCTTTTTAGAAAAGTACGTGCTATAG